A genome region from Primulina eburnea isolate SZY01 chromosome 9, ASM2296580v1, whole genome shotgun sequence includes the following:
- the LOC140841376 gene encoding FCS-Like Zinc finger 8-like, whose protein sequence is MLRNNRSRTVTTKQAIMADQNPIHSSVKDPTKPVSSFLNSPRFFNGFLSRTISDPETALVSPTSILDTRILPNFVTPFGYDNILSKSPTPCPEVTNKSPFTKQIPEAIGLALVHSINEERTDEKFSRTVFYGAKLKIQIPTIISQPESPNSPADFGIKTRDSQLLSPFSGTPVKDYFTRQLSLKEMELSEDYTCVITHGPNPKTTHIFDDCIVENCCHEDDPNMGEDFEKVETGFETNVSNSPPLNFLSSCHTCKQSLEQGKDIYIYRGEKAFCSHECRCQEMLFEGMKNEEMDDAF, encoded by the exons ATGCTGAGGAACAATAGATCAAGAACAGTGACCACCAAACAAGCTATAATGGCTGACCAAAACCCAATCCATTCTTCTGTCAAAGATCCCACAAAACCTGTATCATCTTTCTTGAATTCTCCAAGATTCTTCAATGGGTTCTTGTCAAGAACAATTTCTGATCCTGAAACTGCTTTAGTCAGCCCAACTTCAATTCTAGACACAAGAATTTTACCAAATTTTGTGACCCCGTTTGGCTATGATAATATCTTGTCCAAATCACCAACCCCATGTCCTGAAGTTACCAACAAATCTCCATTCACGAAACAAATTCCAGAAGCCATCGGACTCGCTTTAGTTCATTCAATCAACGAGGAAAGAACCGATGAGAAGTTCTCAAGAACGGTTTTTTATGGAGCAAAACTCAAGATTCAAATCCCCACCATCATTTCACAGCCCGAATCTCCTAATTCTCCTGCAGATTTCGGAATTAAAACTCGGGATTCTCAGCTTTTGAGCCCATTTTCAGGCACCCCAGTAAAGGATTACTTCACCAGACAGCTTTCTTTGAAAGAAATGGAGCTCTCTGAAGATTACACTTGTGTGATCACACACGGACCGAATCCGAAAACTACTCATATTTTTGATGATTGCATTGTAGAGAATTGTTGTCATGAAGATGACCCGAATATGGGTGAAGATTTCGAGAAAGTCGAGACTGGTTTTGAAACCAATGTTTCCAATTCTCCACCATTGAATTTCTTGAGTTCTTGTCACACTTGCAAACAAAGTCTTGAACAGGGCAAAGACATTTACATCTACAG GGGAGAGAAAGCTTTTTGTAGCCATGAATGCCGTTGTCAAGAAATGCTTTTTGAAGGAATGAAGAATGAAGAGATGGATGATGCTTTTTAG